Proteins encoded by one window of Cydia fagiglandana chromosome Z, ilCydFagi1.1, whole genome shotgun sequence:
- the LOC134678246 gene encoding ras-related GTP-binding protein A encodes MKKKVLLMGKSGSGKTSMRSIIFANYIARDTRRLGATIDVEHSHVRFLGNLVLNLWDCGGQEAFMENYFASQRDNIFRNVEVLIYVFDVESREMEKDMHYYQSCLEAILQNSPEARIFCLVHKMDLIPEESREEIFKEREEDLKRLSKPLECTCFRTSIWDETLYKAWSSIVYKLIPNVKALESSLKQFASIVDADEVLLFERATFLVVSHCQRRAHRDAHRFEKVSNIVKQFKLSCSKLAAQFQSMEVRNSVFAAFIDGFTSNTYVMVEMSDPRIPSEATLINIRNARKHFEKLEKVSSSAPPHYQ; translated from the exons ATGAAGAAAAAG gtactgTTAATGGGTAAGAGTGGCTCAGGGAAGACAAGTATGAGGTCCATAATATTCGCCAACTACATCGCAAGAGACACCAGGCGGCTGGGCGCTACAA TCGACGTGGAGCACTCTCACGTGCGCTTCCTCGGCAACCTGGTGCTCAACCTGTGGGACTGTGGCGGCCAGGAAGCTTTCATGGAAAATTATTTTGCTTCTCAAAGAGACAACATTTTCCGAAATGTTGAAGTACTTATATATGTGTTTGATGTGGAGAGTAGAGAAATGGAAAAGGACATGCATTACTATCAGTCCTGCTTGGAAGCTATTCTTCAG AATTCACCGGAAGCTAGGATATTCTGTCTGGTGCACAAAATGGACTTGATTCCAGAAGAATCGAGGGAGGAAATATTTAAGGAAAGAGAAGAGGATCTGAAGCGACTCTCCAAACCCTTAGAGTGCACTTGTTTTCGAACCAGTATATGGGATGAAACATTATATAA GGCATGGTCAAGCATAGTATATAAACTTATACCTAATGTTAAAGCTTTAGAATCTTCATTGAAACAATTTGCCTCAATTGTGGATGCTGATGAA GTGCTGCTGTTCGAGCGCGCGACGTTCCTGGTGGTGTCGCACTGCCAGCGGCGCGCGCACCGCGACGCGCACCGCTTCGAGAAGGTCTCCAACATCGTGAAGCAGTTCAAGCTCTCCTGCTCCAAGCTCGCCGCGCAGTTCCAGAGCATGGAG GTCCGCAACAGCGTGTTCGCAGCGTTCATCGACGGGTTCACGAGCAACACGTACGTGATGGTGGAGATGTCGGACCCGCGCATCCCGTCCGAGGCCACGCTCATCAACATCCGCAACGCGCGCAAGCACTTCGAGAAGCTGGAGAAGGTGTCGTCCAGCGCGCCCCCGCACTACCAGTGA